A DNA window from Bacteroidota bacterium contains the following coding sequences:
- a CDS encoding protein kinase translates to MIGQTISHYKILEKLGEGGMGVVYKAQDTRLDRVVALKFLPHHLTASEAEQARFLQEAKASAALNHPNVCSVIDIQEVDGNQFIVMEYVDGKTLRHIIQSEIPNPQSAIAFAIQIGEALHEAHSKGIVHRDIKCENIMVNSRNQIKVMDFGLAKLKGSLKLTKTSSTVGTLAYMAPEQIQGGEVDARSDIFSFGVVLFEMLTGKLPFRGEHDAAVMYSILNEEPAPLSEYLPDAPLEITHIINKALEKNPDERYQSVSEMIVDLRRLKRDSSRVSRTIVPPPPTSQTGRQSAAPSASQPSPNKNIRIGIVAGIAVLVVAGLFLFQPWKSGKESVGPKKLVVLPFENLGDPEKEYFADGITDEITGRLSRLSGLGVIARASAREYKKTPKSVKQIGAELGVDYVLMGTVRWSGGEEQRVRVNPELISVQSALQTWSQPFEATYSDAFKIQADVASEVARALNIQLLQHESEKLKGKLTENAQAYDYYLRGREYENRSSSRADREIAVEQYERAIALDPSFAAAYARLAAAHAGMYWFFYDRTAERVEKARVAAGKALAIAPDLSEAHEAMGWYHYHTQLDYESAIKEFSIALKLDPNNPEVSYGLAAVYRRQGNMKESITHWRKVIVANPRASEIERQLGETLTLDRQYEEADKHYQNAIQLAPDNEQTYGQRALNLLLRSGDLGSVTEVIEQGRRYGRSESSEDQLLSYMVFKIELIKGNYDAAENAVSRVGLENQFVFYPKPLLLAHASALRGATGQARTLYQVALQVAEKRLKEAPQDERAHSTLGIAYAGLGRTDEAIKAARKGVELLPPEREAWRGGYRLMDLARVYTMVGEQEKALDALERLLSIPSDLSAQLLKLDPTWKPLRENKRFQALVKGR, encoded by the coding sequence ATGATCGGCCAAACAATCTCGCATTACAAGATACTGGAGAAATTGGGCGAGGGCGGGATGGGCGTTGTTTACAAAGCCCAGGACACCAGGCTCGACCGCGTCGTCGCCTTGAAATTCCTCCCCCATCATCTCACGGCAAGCGAAGCCGAACAAGCGCGCTTCCTGCAGGAAGCAAAGGCCTCTGCTGCCCTGAACCATCCCAACGTCTGTTCGGTCATTGATATTCAGGAAGTGGATGGGAACCAGTTCATCGTGATGGAGTATGTGGATGGGAAAACGCTCCGCCACATCATTCAATCCGAAATCCCCAATCCGCAATCCGCAATCGCTTTCGCCATCCAGATCGGCGAGGCGTTGCACGAAGCGCATTCCAAGGGCATTGTCCACCGCGACATCAAGTGCGAGAATATCATGGTCAACTCGCGCAACCAGATTAAAGTGATGGATTTCGGACTTGCCAAACTCAAAGGTTCGCTTAAACTCACCAAAACCTCCAGCACCGTTGGCACCCTTGCCTACATGGCACCTGAACAGATCCAAGGCGGTGAGGTTGATGCCCGTTCGGACATTTTCTCGTTCGGTGTGGTATTGTTTGAGATGTTGACGGGCAAGCTCCCTTTCCGCGGCGAGCACGATGCGGCGGTAATGTATTCAATTCTTAATGAGGAACCTGCGCCGCTCTCCGAGTATCTCCCCGACGCGCCACTGGAAATCACACACATCATCAATAAAGCGCTGGAAAAAAATCCCGATGAACGCTATCAATCCGTCTCCGAAATGATTGTTGACCTGCGGCGGTTGAAACGGGATTCGTCGCGTGTATCAAGAACTATCGTTCCGCCGCCGCCGACATCGCAGACCGGAAGGCAATCTGCTGCACCATCTGCAAGTCAACCTTCTCCCAACAAGAATATTCGCATCGGGATAGTCGCTGGGATTGCTGTGCTCGTAGTTGCCGGCCTGTTCCTTTTTCAGCCCTGGAAATCCGGAAAAGAAAGTGTCGGACCCAAGAAGCTTGTCGTTCTCCCTTTTGAGAATCTTGGTGATCCTGAGAAGGAGTATTTTGCCGACGGCATCACGGACGAAATCACGGGGAGACTTTCGCGTCTTTCGGGTCTCGGTGTCATCGCAAGGGCAAGTGCCCGCGAGTACAAGAAGACGCCCAAGAGTGTAAAGCAGATTGGTGCAGAATTGGGTGTGGACTACGTGCTGATGGGAACCGTGCGCTGGTCGGGTGGAGAGGAGCAGCGTGTGCGTGTCAATCCCGAGTTGATCAGCGTTCAGAGTGCTCTGCAAACGTGGTCGCAGCCGTTTGAGGCGACGTATTCCGATGCGTTCAAGATCCAGGCCGATGTGGCATCCGAAGTTGCACGCGCCCTCAATATCCAGCTTCTCCAGCACGAAAGTGAAAAGCTCAAAGGGAAGCTCACGGAGAATGCGCAGGCATACGACTACTACCTGCGGGGAAGAGAATACGAGAATCGCTCATCATCGCGGGCCGATCGAGAAATCGCGGTGGAGCAGTATGAACGGGCCATTGCTCTCGATCCGTCGTTTGCTGCCGCGTACGCCAGACTGGCCGCGGCACATGCGGGTATGTATTGGTTTTTCTATGATCGTACAGCAGAGCGGGTTGAGAAGGCGAGGGTTGCGGCCGGGAAAGCCCTCGCCATCGCTCCAGATCTCTCCGAGGCACACGAGGCGATGGGATGGTATCATTACCACACGCAGTTGGATTATGAATCCGCAATCAAGGAATTCTCCATCGCTCTGAAATTAGACCCCAACAATCCCGAGGTTTCCTACGGTCTGGCAGCGGTGTATCGCCGACAGGGGAATATGAAGGAATCCATTACGCATTGGCGAAAGGTGATCGTTGCCAACCCACGAGCTTCGGAAATAGAGCGTCAGCTCGGCGAGACACTCACGCTGGACAGACAATACGAAGAGGCGGATAAGCACTACCAGAATGCAATCCAATTGGCTCCCGATAACGAACAAACATACGGTCAAAGGGCGCTGAACCTTCTTCTCCGGAGTGGCGATCTCGGCTCTGTGACGGAAGTAATTGAGCAAGGGAGGCGGTACGGGCGTTCGGAATCCAGCGAAGACCAACTGTTGTCCTACATGGTGTTCAAGATTGAATTGATCAAGGGAAATTACGATGCGGCGGAGAATGCAGTAAGCCGCGTCGGATTGGAAAACCAATTTGTGTTCTATCCCAAACCTCTTCTGCTCGCGCACGCCTCAGCATTGCGCGGCGCAACTGGACAAGCACGAACGCTCTATCAAGTGGCGCTTCAGGTGGCGGAGAAGAGACTGAAAGAAGCCCCACAAGACGAGAGGGCACACAGCACGTTGGGCATCGCGTATGCCGGCCTCGGACGAACCGACGAAGCGATCAAGGCAGCGAGGAAAGGCGTGGAACTCCTTCCGCCCGAACGCGAGGCATGGCGGGGCGGATACCGCCTGATGGACCTTGCCCGGGTGTACACTATGGTGGGAGAACAGGAGAAAGCTCTGGATGCGTTGGAGCGGCTGCTTTCGATTCCCTCCGATCTTTCCGCACAGTTGTTGAAGTTGGACCCGACGTGGAAGCCGCTGAGGGAGAACAAGCGGTTTCAGGCGTTGGTGAAAGGAAGATAG